One Campylobacter lari DNA segment encodes these proteins:
- a CDS encoding MFS transporter — protein MLKTVLPLSFIVGTRFFGLFIVLPVLSLYALNLKGANEFLVGLLVGVYALTQMVLQVPFGIISDKIGRKKTMLIGLVVFIIGSLVCSYADDIYTMMFGRLLQGAGAIGAVATAMISDFINEENRGKAMAIMGSFIGLSFAASLVLSPLMSAKFGLSSLFDLSAILSLICIVLLFSVVPKEHTIVHENTKTPLKKLLKEKNLALMNLTNCMQKMLMSIAFLSIPLVLVHEFNYPSENLWHVYVSSMVLGFLAMGLSGSLGEKRGLSKEILLLGVAFFIIAYIIFAFSHNALVFMVGVVVFFIGFNLHEPIMQSCASKFAKVNEKGAALGVFNAFGYFGSFLGGVVGGYFLHHFSLVTLAFILIALSVIWFVLLLFLQSPADFKNVYLSLETKHDLNVIKGINGVLDVYKNSKFLVIKYNKKLTSEEEILAIIEK, from the coding sequence ATGTTAAAAACCGTTTTACCTTTGTCTTTTATTGTAGGAACTAGATTTTTTGGATTGTTTATAGTTTTGCCGGTTTTAAGTTTATATGCTTTAAATTTAAAAGGAGCCAATGAGTTTTTAGTAGGGCTTTTAGTAGGTGTGTATGCTCTAACTCAAATGGTATTGCAAGTTCCTTTTGGAATCATTTCAGATAAAATAGGGCGTAAAAAAACTATGCTAATAGGACTTGTGGTGTTTATCATAGGTTCTTTGGTATGTTCATATGCTGATGATATTTATACGATGATGTTTGGAAGGCTTTTACAAGGTGCAGGAGCCATAGGAGCAGTAGCTACTGCTATGATAAGCGATTTTATTAATGAAGAAAATCGTGGTAAGGCTATGGCTATCATGGGTTCATTTATAGGACTTTCTTTTGCAGCTTCTTTGGTGCTTTCTCCTTTAATGAGTGCTAAATTCGGACTTTCAAGTTTGTTTGATTTAAGTGCGATTTTGAGTTTAATTTGTATCGTACTTTTATTTAGCGTTGTGCCAAAAGAGCATACAATAGTACATGAAAATACTAAAACTCCATTGAAAAAACTTTTAAAAGAAAAAAACTTAGCTTTGATGAATCTTACTAATTGTATGCAAAAAATGCTTATGAGTATTGCGTTTTTAAGTATTCCTTTGGTTTTAGTACATGAGTTTAATTACCCAAGTGAGAATTTATGGCATGTTTATGTGAGCTCTATGGTGCTTGGGTTTTTAGCTATGGGTTTATCAGGATCTTTGGGAGAAAAAAGAGGCTTAAGTAAAGAGATATTGCTTTTGGGTGTGGCATTTTTTATCATTGCTTATATTATATTTGCTTTTTCGCATAATGCTTTAGTGTTTATGGTGGGTGTTGTAGTGTTTTTTATAGGATTTAATTTACATGAGCCTATTATGCAAAGCTGTGCGAGTAAATTTGCTAAGGTAAATGAAAAAGGCGCAGCTTTGGGTGTATTTAATGCTTTTGGCTATTTTGGAAGCTTTTTAGGCGGTGTTGTTGGAGGATATTTTTTACACCATTTTAGTTTAGTCACTCTTGCTTTTATTTTGATAGCTTTGTCTGTAATTTGGTTTGTATTGCTTTTGTTTTTACAAAGTCCAGCAGATTTTAAAAATGTCTATTTATCTTTAGAAACAAAACATGATTTAAATGTGATTAAAGGCATAAATGGTGTTTTAGATGTGTATAAAAACTCTAAATTTTTAGTGATTAAATACAATAAAAAACTTACAAGCGAAGAAGAAATTTTAGCGATTATTGAAAAATAA
- a CDS encoding HNH endonuclease signature motif containing protein: MKNKRPIRDQQYENYWKLTLEYSDFYEENFNKCLKIIIDFMDKNTNIDTEKYRELQDEIYNFNPKSDYASVRKSINQFFKLGFVNNNFHGYHKKTKQFLAEQNKAKKKILYSEILYDNASFSRSYKNSNDQNELKFLVKTIEHCGSISKENLLAIMRVTDTASKDYLNSDELQELTDHIISIKLLERKYNQVTYLWNICKNVLTGIYVDENNCLTLDKPEYDYTERAIGRDTYKQTLYKYSLYEESREIFSDVYCYVEKLKYPVLIASHIKPYRYCNDSEQFDKNNGLLLSKSLDQLFDQGWISFEDNGSIILNENLDENLKKILATKKINQQILNPVRLRYLAYHRKNIFNNSKQYKF, translated from the coding sequence ATGAAAAATAAGAGACCTATAAGAGATCAACAATATGAAAATTATTGGAAACTAACACTTGAATATAGTGATTTTTACGAAGAAAATTTTAATAAATGCTTAAAAATTATAATCGACTTTATGGATAAAAATACAAATATTGATACGGAAAAATATCGTGAATTACAAGATGAAATTTATAATTTTAATCCAAAATCTGATTACGCATCTGTGAGAAAATCAATAAATCAATTTTTTAAACTTGGTTTTGTAAATAATAATTTTCATGGTTATCATAAAAAAACAAAACAGTTTTTAGCAGAACAAAATAAAGCAAAAAAGAAGATTTTATATTCCGAAATTCTTTATGATAATGCTAGTTTTTCAAGATCATATAAAAATAGTAATGATCAGAATGAACTCAAATTTTTAGTTAAAACCATAGAACACTGTGGAAGTATATCAAAAGAAAATCTTTTAGCAATAATGCGTGTTACAGATACCGCAAGTAAAGATTATTTAAACTCGGATGAATTACAAGAACTAACAGATCATATTATTAGCATAAAATTATTAGAAAGAAAATATAATCAAGTAACATATTTATGGAATATCTGTAAAAACGTATTAACAGGTATTTATGTAGATGAAAATAATTGCTTAACACTAGATAAGCCTGAATATGATTATACAGAAAGAGCAATAGGTAGAGATACATACAAACAAACATTATATAAATATTCTCTCTATGAAGAAAGTAGAGAAATTTTTTCAGATGTTTATTGCTATGTAGAAAAGTTAAAATATCCTGTTTTAATAGCATCACATATAAAACCATATCGTTATTGTAACGATAGTGAACAGTTTGATAAGAATAATGGATTATTATTATCAAAGTCACTAGATCAGCTATTTGATCAAGGTTGGATTTCTTTTGAAGATAATGGAAGCATAATATTAAATGAAAATTTAGATGAAAATCTTAAAAAAATATTGGCTACAAAAAAAATTAACCAACAAATACTAAATCCGGTAAGACTTAGATATTTGGCTTATCATAGAAAAAATATATTTAATAACTCAAAACAATATAAATTTTAA
- the ruvB gene encoding Holliday junction branch migration DNA helicase RuvB, with protein sequence MDRIVEIEKFSPDETYETSLRPSNFDGYIGQENIKKNLEIFIKAAKKRNECLDHILFSGPAGLGKTTLANIISYEMNANIKTTAAPMIEKSGDLAAILTNLSEGDILFIDEIHRLSPAIEEVLYPAMEDFRLDIIIGSGPAAQTIKIDLPKFTLIGATTRAGMLSNPLRDRFGMQFRLEFYKNEELAIILEKAALKLNKTCEKKASLEIAKRSRSTPRIALRLLKRVRDFADVNDEEIISEKRAKEALDSLGVNELGFDAMDLRYLELLTEAKRKPIGLSSIAAALSEDENTIEDVIEPYLLANGYIERTAKGRIASLKSFDVLKLKYNKGLFDEK encoded by the coding sequence ATGGATAGAATCGTAGAGATTGAAAAATTCTCCCCTGATGAAACTTACGAAACAAGCCTTAGACCTTCAAATTTTGACGGCTACATAGGACAAGAAAATATTAAAAAAAATTTAGAAATTTTCATCAAAGCTGCTAAAAAAAGAAATGAATGTCTAGATCATATCCTTTTTAGTGGGCCTGCAGGACTTGGTAAGACAACTTTAGCAAACATTATCTCATATGAAATGAATGCAAATATCAAAACTACCGCTGCACCCATGATAGAAAAAAGCGGGGATTTAGCTGCGATTTTAACTAACCTTAGCGAAGGAGATATTTTATTTATCGATGAAATTCATCGCTTAAGCCCTGCCATAGAAGAAGTGCTTTACCCTGCTATGGAAGATTTTCGTCTTGATATTATCATAGGTAGCGGCCCTGCTGCACAAACAATCAAAATCGATTTACCTAAATTTACACTCATTGGTGCTACTACAAGAGCAGGTATGCTAAGCAATCCTTTACGCGATCGCTTTGGTATGCAATTTCGCTTGGAATTTTATAAAAATGAAGAACTTGCTATCATTTTAGAAAAAGCAGCTCTAAAGCTTAATAAAACTTGCGAAAAAAAGGCTTCTTTAGAAATAGCCAAACGCAGTCGCTCAACCCCAAGAATTGCTTTAAGATTGCTTAAGCGTGTAAGAGACTTTGCTGATGTAAATGATGAAGAAATCATTAGCGAAAAAAGAGCTAAAGAAGCACTTGATTCTTTAGGGGTAAATGAGCTTGGTTTTGACGCGATGGATTTGCGGTATTTAGAGCTTTTAACTGAAGCTAAAAGAAAACCTATAGGACTTTCTAGTATAGCTGCAGCATTGAGCGAGGATGAAAATACCATAGAGGATGTGATAGAGCCATATTTACTAGCAAATGGTTATATAGAAAGAACAGCCAAAGGTCGTATTGCGAGCTTAAAAAGCTTTGATGTTTTAAAATTAAAATACAACAAGGGTTTATTTGATGAAAAGTAG
- a CDS encoding AI-2E family transporter — MKSSNFFLISFILIILFWVLFLFKPFLMNIAIASLMAVSTSNVNVKFLSIFKGKKVVAAAATTVFMLALFFIPFVYAIIELAKAASGFNISYIHNTIEYFKNYSLHLPESLSFIEPKIKEALASIDLNSISKNVLTYLSSATKFGTKFLTDMVLICVFYFFANLYGAQLIGYIKSIVPMKKEETQGILSEVSNVMSVVFYSMVLNAILQGVLFAIITKFYGYDAILMGILFCFSSLIPVVGGALVYVPVSLYEFANNNLSGALVIFIYSVVMISFIADTLVKPYIIKWINEKLVQIPTQINELLIFFAMIAGISSFGFWGIILGPAILTFFISTLKLYVILKEKHFV, encoded by the coding sequence ATGAAAAGTAGTAATTTTTTCTTGATTAGTTTTATTTTGATCATTTTATTTTGGGTACTTTTTTTATTTAAACCTTTTTTGATGAATATAGCCATAGCAAGTTTAATGGCCGTTTCTACTTCTAATGTTAATGTTAAATTCTTAAGTATTTTCAAAGGTAAAAAAGTCGTTGCGGCAGCAGCCACTACTGTTTTTATGTTGGCTTTATTTTTTATCCCTTTTGTATATGCTATTATAGAGCTTGCAAAGGCAGCTAGCGGTTTTAATATAAGTTATATCCACAATACCATAGAATATTTTAAAAACTATTCTTTACACTTGCCTGAGTCTTTAAGTTTTATAGAACCCAAAATCAAAGAAGCATTAGCAAGTATTGATTTAAACTCTATCTCTAAAAATGTTTTAACCTATCTTTCAAGCGCAACTAAATTTGGCACTAAATTTCTAACTGATATGGTGTTAATTTGTGTGTTTTATTTCTTTGCTAATCTTTATGGAGCCCAACTCATTGGCTATATAAAAAGCATAGTGCCTATGAAAAAAGAAGAAACTCAAGGCATTTTAAGCGAAGTGAGTAATGTAATGTCTGTTGTGTTTTATTCTATGGTGCTAAATGCCATTTTACAAGGAGTGCTTTTTGCTATCATTACTAAATTTTATGGTTATGATGCGATTTTAATGGGGATATTATTTTGCTTTAGCTCTTTAATCCCTGTAGTAGGCGGGGCTTTAGTTTATGTGCCTGTCTCTTTATATGAATTTGCAAATAACAATCTAAGCGGCGCTTTAGTGATTTTCATTTATAGTGTGGTTATGATATCTTTTATCGCAGATACTTTAGTAAAGCCTTACATCATTAAATGGATCAATGAAAAACTTGTTCAAATTCCAACACAAATTAACGAACTTTTAATTTTCTTTGCGATGATAGCAGGAATTTCAAGTTTTGGCTTTTGGGGCATTATCCTTGGACCTGCTATTTTAACTTTCTTTATCTCTACTTTAAAATTATACGTGATTTTAAAAGAAAAGCATTTTGTATAA